ACATACTGTAAGCCTGTTGCTTTCAGTATCTGGTAATCAACTTAATAACCCTGGCATTTTATAATTAAGTTGACCTGTAAAAGAACTCTCACTTCCGTGCTGATACTATGGCTGCGTAATTGTGTAATTTCTATGGTTAATTGAGCACGATTAATTCACGTCAGGAAGAGCCTTTCCTTGCAATAGAAAGCTCTGgactgtgtgttgggggggcACGCACGCACATTGCATTCACTCGGAAATGCTCCACACTCAAAGCATTGCCTTGTGCTTTTTAACAGACAGGAGAGAACTGACGTGCCCACCGGAGAGATGTTATAGAACCTAGCACCCCTGCAGGCTTTTACCACCCACGTACTTTCCATGTGAATCTGTCCATAAATGGTAATCCTACGTATTTGATATGAAGCTTTGTAGTTCTGTTGATAGAgaatggcgcttgcaacgccaggctAGTTGTTTCGATACCTGGGACCACCCACATGTAACATTTATGCACACATggatgtaagtcgctctggattcCATTTAAAGTGTCTGTTaaatggaatatatatatatatatatatatatatatatatatatatatataaccaataCCTATAAAGAGTCAATTGTTTGATATCAATCACTTGTGTAAAATTGTCTTTGATGTTTTTTTAACATAGCAGAAGCCCAAAGCGAGATTCAACTAAATGTAAAATGATAGGCTAACTAAAATATCACAACACAACTCATATTAATatgataatatatatttttattatttcaCAGTACACAAATAAAATCTACATTTACACAGTTGGCTCAACTGGTCCAGCCAGTAGCCTAAAGCAGAGTATAACTCTTGACATAGTGGTTATATATTGTAATACTACAATATGTGTATTGTACTGAGAAGTCCCTCAATTCATTGAATTTGACACTTCTCTATGGGTTTGCTCCGTTTAGTGGGGCTGGGGCCCATTACCAGCTGTAGGTCGCTGTTAAAGCTGGGGCGGCGGGCCAGTGGATAAACCGCACCGCAAGGCGCGTCTGGAACCAACGCACGGCTCCGTCTGCCGCAACGGCTTCTGCTGGTGCTCAGCGCCTGGTAGGTACGTATAGAGATCTCGCGGTGCTGCGACGGACGCGTCTCGGTAGGGAGACCGCCTAGCTTGACAAGGGCTTGGAACATCTCTTCTAGACTGGTACTGTCTTTGGCTGATGTCTCAAAGAGCGCCGTGTCCTCCCCAAGAGCTCGGAACATCTCCGGGCGACTGATGACCCTCTCCGCCTCTAAGTCCACTTTGTTGCCGCATATCACTATGGGAACCCGGGCATTCTCTCTGAGCTTCATCAGCTTGGTCTTGGCTGCTATTATCTCTTTGCGCAGTGTGTACACCTCTTTGAAGGAGTCTCTGTCATCCACACTGAACACCAGGAGAAATATGTCACCTGTTGTAGAGAAGAGTACAGATTTAGTGATTTAAttcaatgcaacaacaaaaaacactcaCATTTATTTCCCAACTCAATGTATTAGATCAAGGCTATGCAAAGGCCAATTCAATGCACACTAAAACACTTTTCATTGTCCAACTAAATTAGATCTATACACAGTCAAAAGCCTATACACTCATAGCCTACACACCTGTCAGTATGGACAGCCTCCGTCTGGCGGGGAAGTCTCTCTCCTTCGCTGCGTCCAGGATATCAATCTGATAGGTTTCTCCTCGGATCTGGTACAACTTCCTGTGGAAGTCTTCTGCCGTGGGCTCGTACTGTTCCTCGAACCCGCCGCGCAGGAACCGCCTGAGAATGTTCGTCTTGCCCACTCTGGGCGCGCCGAGTACTACAACGCGCCGGCAGTTGCGGGGCTTGGTGAGACGCATCTCCTCCAGTGGCGCGGTGCATGCAGTCTGGTCCGGGAGGGTCAACGTCGCTAACGGGTCGAAGGATCTTCTTTTGGGGAACATTTCCGAGGATGTAGGCTGAGTGGTCCCCGTGCTGGAAGACCGGACCACCCTCGTCTTCTTGTCCGTGTGTCTCCAGTGCTCAGTGACCGTTTTAAAGATCCCTTTACTCGCCTTGGTCATGCTCGAGACCTTTTTGTATCGCATGAGGATTGTAGGTGATTGACAGTTGACACCTGTGACTTTGACATTGGGAAGCTGGTTGGAAATCGTTTGTTCAACATTATCGTCCATGTTGAGCTGGATCTGTGGATGCCCGGCAGTTGCACAAGAGCTGAACGTGTCGGCGGTGCCATCAACGGAAAGGTAGATTACTTTCTCTGCTGTGTTCACCTCCATGTTCCTTCCAGGCACGGGGATCATCCGGGGTGTCTGTTGTTACAGGTCTGTTACACCTGTTGCTTCACCATGTGATGCGTTGCAGTGGAGCGTTGCAGTGTGCGGAGAGGAGCGTCGGCGCGGGTATTTATAGAGTATGGCTGGGCAGATTGGTTACTACGTCATTAGAGAGAATCATCACATCGCGTTAACACTCTGCTCCTTTTATGGTAGTTTCATAGAAATAGCTGTAATCATGTGATATCAGTCAAGCGTAGGCTATAGCCTTCCAATTCACATGTCAGGGAAACGAATAGCTAAGGAGGATGGAGCACAGCTAGAGAGGGAGTACggctagagatggagatggagcacagctagagagggagatggagcacaGCTAGAGATGGTGATGGAGCACAGCTAGAGATGGTGATGGAGCACggctagagatggagatggagcacagctagagatggagcacggctagagatggagcacggctagagatggagatggagcacAGCTAGAGATGGAGCACGGCTAGAGATGGAGCATggctagagatggagatggagcacagctagagatggagcacagctagagatggagcacagctagagatggagcacggctagagatggagatggagcacagctagagatggagatggagcacagctagagatggagatggagcacAGCTATAGATGGAGCACggctagagatggagatggagcacTGCTAGAGATGGAGCACAGCTAGCGATGGAGCACGGCTAGAGATGGAGCACggctagagatggagatggagcacagctagagatggagatggagcacAGCTAGAGAGGGAGCACGGCTAGAGATGGAGATATAGCACAGCTAGAGATGGAGCACAGCTAGAGAGGGATCACGGCTAGAGATGGAGCACAGCTAGAGATGGAGCACagctagagatggagatggagcacagctagagatggagatggagcacagctagagatggagcacagaaagagatggagatggagcacagctagagatggagcacagctagagatggagatggagcacagctagagatggagcacagctagagatggagcacggctagagatggagcacggatagagatggagcacagctagagatggagatggagcacAGCTAGAGATGGAGCACAGCTAGAGATGGAGCACGGCTAGAGATGGAGCACGGATAGAGATGGAGCACAGCTAGAGATGGAGCACGGATAGAGATGGAGATATAGCACAGCT
This genomic stretch from Oncorhynchus clarkii lewisi isolate Uvic-CL-2024 chromosome 13, UVic_Ocla_1.0, whole genome shotgun sequence harbors:
- the LOC139365218 gene encoding GTP-binding protein Rhes-like, which produces MIPVPGRNMEVNTAEKVIYLSVDGTADTFSSCATAGHPQIQLNMDDNVEQTISNQLPNVKVTGVNCQSPTILMRYKKVSSMTKASKGIFKTVTEHWRHTDKKTRVVRSSSTGTTQPTSSEMFPKRRSFDPLATLTLPDQTACTAPLEEMRLTKPRNCRRVVVLGAPRVGKTNILRRFLRGGFEEQYEPTAEDFHRKLYQIRGETYQIDILDAAKERDFPARRRLSILTGDIFLLVFSVDDRDSFKEVYTLRKEIIAAKTKLMKLRENARVPIVICGNKVDLEAERVISRPEMFRALGEDTALFETSAKDSTSLEEMFQALVKLGGLPTETRPSQHREISIRTYQALSTSRSRCGRRSRALVPDAPCGAVYPLARRPSFNSDLQLVMGPSPTKRSKPIEKCQIQ